From a single Silene latifolia isolate original U9 population chromosome 6, ASM4854445v1, whole genome shotgun sequence genomic region:
- the LOC141587684 gene encoding putative F-box protein At5g47300, whose amino-acid sequence MHLKLCAINVDKNKLLVSFETSRRRGNPGFMVSVRRADTLENITDNFSTLESYFLRGNCDGLLLMCRDNYHNFHAREMTIWNLSCRKSLLLPPCPFPLRNGCYYLDDFIYIFGFASESKNYKVVLFTIEDNVDVKASEMMNVAVYTLGDHQWNVRINGLGISRIYFKRMFDYIRKLGYYFQGEAHWFGNDPYGDGNLRKNPTHLVSFDFNLEKFIFLELPHRSGEQETFCWFMFSLRESLAIFCISRVSSSIWVLEQDNGKQVWTLWFSGRSSYAGFILFWSYSHTNSVVFYYESVDGSSHLRCGNKSYNLNNCRVRKSINREVGLYNYSESLVLYNGDGAEDIPPFPGI is encoded by the coding sequence ATGCATCTCAAACTTTGTGCGATTAATGTTGACAAGAATAAATTATTGGTAAGCTTCGAGACGTCTAGACGCCGTGGAAATCCAGGATTCATGGTGTCAGTTCGTCGAGCTGACACACTTGAAAATATTACTGACAATTTCAGTACCCTGGAATCCTACTTTCTTCGTGGGAATTGTGACGGGTTGCTATTAATGTGCCGCGACAACTACCACAATTTTCATGCAAGAGAAATGACAATATGGAACCTTAGTTGTAGAAAATCATTGCTACTTCCCCCTTGCCCTTTTCCTCTGCGTAATGGTTGTTATTATCTTGATGactttatatatatatttggttTTGCTTCTGAAAGTAAGAATTATAAAGTAGTTTTGTTCACGATCGAAGACAATGTGGATGTAAAGGCTTCAGAGATGATGAATGTTGCAGTTTATACACTCGGTGATCACCAATGGAATGTCAGAATTAATGGCCTCGGTATCAGCCGCATCTACTTTAAACGTATGTTTGATTATATCCGGAAATTAGGTTATTACTTTCAAGGGGAAGCGCACTGGTTTGGTAATGATCCATATGGGGATGGTAATCTAAGGAAAAACCCTACGCATCTTGTTTCCTTCGACTTTAATTTGGAGAAATTTATCTTTCTGGAACTTCCACATCGTTCGGGTGAACAAGAAACTTTCTGCTGGTTTATGTTTTCTCTTCGGGAATCGCTAGCTATTTTCTGTATTTCTCGCGTAAGTTCTAGCATTTGGGTGCTGGAACAGGACAACGGAAAGCAGGTGTGGACTTTGTGGTTTTCAGGACGTTCAAGCTACGCTGGTTTTATATTATTCTGGTCGTACTCACACACGAATTCAGTGGTATTCTACTATGAGAGTGTTGACGGTAGTAGCCATCTTCGGTGTGGGAACAAGTCGTATAATCTTAATAATTGCCGAGTGCGAAAATCTATAAATCGTGAGGTAGGATTGTATAACTATTCCGAGAGTTTGGTGTTGTACAATGGAGATGGAGCCGAAGACATACCGCCTTTTCCTGGAATTTGA
- the LOC141587686 gene encoding F-box/kelch-repeat protein At3g06240-like: MKRRKKRKTSTNLRPIPKTSSEIHENMAHIPESKHLPPEVWTQILAKLPAKTVLRFRCVCKSWCSIIDSPNFVNIHLQLCEINVNNKLLLALEGLRGVRDNGCFVTVREAETLRITGRIFRKSDFCSYHIIGSCNGLFLVNRKDGPPLHQEELRLWNPCIWKSLILLACPLSPSLLKDSVYLFGFDLVSKDYKVVAIAFKDIPSEKTPEETTKTHVAVYTLSDQKWTVRKDCLNIRYPYRTGRLGPFYSISTSVFFRGSAYWLGQIDIHRNDLTHLGCFDFDSEKITFLKLPFTHSGSLRFLFLLGGSLAVFSISLVTSSIWVLQQDNQKLGPWTLWFSGKSSWNGYHELFKIYHKRSKKKVFYCESDGGYFVWGKKSYNIVTCNVGAFKRSLSPYIELQRYSENLVLLKGYGARDLRYFP, translated from the coding sequence ATGAAGAGAAGGAAGAAGCGCAAAACTTCAACAAATTTGCGGCCTATACCAAAAACATCGTCGGAGATTCACGAAAATATGGCTCATATACCCGAATCCAAGCACTTACCACCCGAAGTTTGGACTCAGATTTTGGCAAAGTTGCCTGCTAAAACTGTATTAAGATTCAGGTGCGTATGTAAATCTTGGTGCTCCATTATTGATAGCCCTAATTTCGTTAACATACATCTTCAACTTTGCGAAATTAATGTTAACAATAAATTATTGCTAGCCCTAGAGGGGTTGCGAGGCGTTAGAGATAATGGCTGCTTTGTGACAGTTCGTGAGGCTGAAACTCTCCGAATTACCGGTCGCATTTTTAGGAAATCTGATTTTTGCTCGTACCATATTATAGGCAGCTGTAATGGGTTGTTCCTCGTTAATCGAAAGGATGGTCCTCCTCTACACCAGGAAGAATTGAGATTGTGGAATCCTTGTATTTGGAAATCATTGATACTTCTCGCTTGTCCGCTATCTCCTTCCTTGCTCAAGGATTCTGTATATTTGTTTGGGTTCGACCTTGTTAGTAAGGATTATAAAGTGGTTGCCATTGCATTCAAAGACATTCCCTCTGAAAAGACTCCTGAAGAGACTACAAAGACGCACGTTGCTGTTTATACACTCAGTGATCAAAAGTGGACCGTCAGAAAAGATTGCCTCAATATTAGATATCCGTATAGAACGGGTAGGCTTGGGCCATTTTATTCAATATCAACTTCTGTTTTCTTTCGAGGGTCCGCATACTGGCTTGGACAAATTGATATACATCGGAATGATTTAACTCATCTCGGTTGCTTCGACTTTGATAGTGAAAAAATCACCTTCTTGAAACTGCCATTTACTCACAGTGGCTCATTGCGATTCCTGTTTCTTCTTGGGGGGTCACTAGCGGTTTTCAGTATTTCTTTGGTAACTTCGAGCATATGGGTGCTACAACAAGACAACCAAAAATTAGGGCCATGGACTTTGTGGTTTTCGGGGAAATCAAGTTGGAATGGTTATCACGAATTATTCAAGATCTACCATAAACGTTCAAAGAAAAAGGTGTTCTATTGTGAGAGTGATGGCGGCTATTTCGTTTGGGGGAAAAAGTCGTATAATATAGTTACTTGCAATGTGGGGGCGTTCAAAAGATCTTTGAGCCCCTATATAGAGCTGCAAAGGTATTCAGAGAACTTGGTGTTGTTAAAAGGATACGGAGCCCGTGATTTGAGGTATTTTCCATGA